A genome region from Candidatus Zixiibacteriota bacterium includes the following:
- a CDS encoding transposase, whose product MCEIPEKEKHHRRSIRLKEYDNSHPGAYFVTVCAYNWKHLFGEIVNSKMRLNRIGKMIQSVWSELPQNYQGVNTDAFVVMPNHIHGIIVLSSVGATPCGCPPPGQAQGPAPT is encoded by the coding sequence AATTCCAGAAAAAGAAAAACATCACCGCCGATCCATCAGATTAAAAGAATATGATAATTCGCATCCCGGGGCGTATTTTGTGACGGTATGTGCATATAATTGGAAACATCTATTCGGAGAAATTGTGAATAGTAAAATGAGATTAAACCGAATCGGGAAAATGATTCAATCGGTTTGGAGTGAATTGCCACAAAATTACCAAGGTGTTAATACTGATGCATTCGTGGTGATGCCAAATCATATTCACGGAATAATTGTTTTATCATCTGTAGGGGCAACCCCCTGTGGTTGCCCACCACCAGGGCAGGCACAGGGGCCTGCCCCTACA